Sequence from the Priestia megaterium genome:
CTTCAGGTTTTTTCTTCATTTCTTGTTGAATTTCGCGTTTGATTTCTTTCCACTTACCCTCTTCTAGCTGATTCATGACGTATTCTACATGTATTCCCACCACTTTGCCCTCCTTTTCCTCTTTATCATAAAGGATTTCTGCACAAATGAAAAAAGTAAGTGTTCTTCATTCTTCTCAAAAGATCGTTACCGTTAAAAAATAGGCAAATTTCTCAATCACTTAACCCAATTAGTACATAGGATATAGAGAATTTTATTAAAGGAGGTTACACATATGGGTGCAAAAGGCGGTTTTGGTTTTTCATTTATCGTTGTTTTATTTATTCTATTAGTAATCGTAGGGTGTTCTTGCTACTACTAATTTCTAAAGGGGATGAACATCATTCATCCCCTTGTTTCAAAAAAAACCATGCTTTCGCATGGCTACATACCGATTAGATGAATGAGTAGAGGAACTCATTGTTCGGCAATATTGAAGAAATTTTTGGTTTTTACTTCCGCCTAGTATACCCTTGTTGACGGGGGCTATGCGTAAATAAAGTTAACATTTAAAAGCGAAAGCCAGACGCACCTACAATAACAAGTAAAACAAATAACACAACGATTAACGCAAAATTTTGTTTTCCCACGTATCATCCCTCACTTCCTGTTATCTGCTTTTAGTGTATGCAACAGCTTGCCAAAATGTTTAGGACAGGAGTGCGGATTTTTTAAACGGGAAAAATCTTCAAATTTCGCTAAAAAAGTGAATCATATTTATGTTTCTTTCGTTATATAT
This genomic interval carries:
- a CDS encoding YjcZ family sporulation protein, which translates into the protein MGKQNFALIVVLFVLLVIVGASGFRF
- a CDS encoding YjcZ family sporulation protein, which codes for MGAKGGFGFSFIVVLFILLVIVGCSCYY